In the genome of Fusarium poae strain DAOMC 252244 chromosome 1, whole genome shotgun sequence, the window AAAGAGGGGAATTTGATGGCATGCAACCAATCAATACCCTGGTTCTCACCGATTTGTTCATGAGGAGTGATGGTGTAAGTGAGCAAGTCCACCATGAGCCTCCTTTGAGGCCGAATTATAACTCTCTGGTGCCAGGACGTGTCTCTGAATCGCTCGAATCTTGCACGCAAGCATCAGGCACATTGGAACTTTTCACCTTATCGTCTTCTGACAAGTATTTGCTGCGTGCTTCAATTCGCCCAGCGCATGAGATCAAGGTTCCACCAAGATACCTCCTCGTGACTTACACCGAATACAGTACATTACATTACATTACATTGCAGTTCTCAAGATGGATAAAGGAGGTGTTTCTGCTGCTTTTTGGTCCAGGGACTTGTCCCAGATAGGTCAAGAAAGCACGCGTGTTTCCACCCTCGAGGGGCTGGAGTACGAGGAGTTCGATACATATTTTGACTACAACAAGCTCTACTCTGATTCCACTCAAACCCAGGAGCACTTAGCAGCTTCTAGTCCCCTTCATTCAACCCACCGGGGCTCTTCCCCGTTCGTCGTTGACTTCCCACACTTCTTTGATCACCTCTCTATTGGGAGAGACGAGGCCAGGTACTCAAATATGACCCCTGGCCTGAACCTGGACGATGGGATCACCACATCCGAGTCCATGGGTCAGACCCCACCAGGACTCGTCAGAGGTGGTAGTACCTCTCCCTCGTCTCCCTCATCTCCCTCAGGCTCCGTCTCTCTTGACGGCGTAGACGATGTTCGTCGGCGTCCTCGACACAGTCTTCGAGAGGTTCGGGCCCAGGATGATAAATGGACCTACCCTCAAGCCGTCCCCAGCAAGCATGCCCCAAGGGGATATGGATATCCGCCTCAGGTTCACGTCCACGAGTCATCCTCTCGTCGCTCCAGCCACAGCAGCAAGACATACTCCCCTCCTTCATCGACCTCTGGTGTCAAGCGTCAGCGATCTGTGGAGAAGAGGTCCAGGCACCTCTCTGATCCTGACCAGACAGCCGACGTTCGCAAGAGTGGAGCATGCCTTCCCTGCCGTATCTCAAAGACTCGCGTAAGATAACCATCCAATGCCTATACAAGGTTGTTGTCCCTCTGAAGCATAAACTGAGCCAATCCCCAGTGTCAAGACTGTGGCGTCTGTCCCTTTTGCCGTAAGGCGTTCCCAGACCACGCACACCTTGTCTGTACCCGTAGGACCCCTGCGGTTGCTCCGCCTGTGATTCGTCACATAGCCGGTATGTCGAACAACCCCCCCCCGGTTCCCCAATATCCCATGTGAGACATGTACACTGAGACATATCGCTTCCAGATGTTTGGTCCCCCGACCCTGCCGAGGAGAGGCGTGTGGTCGACAACGAGCCTCGTTTTCCTACCGCCAAGCCCAAAGACATCCTCATCTACTTTGCTCGTGATGCAGGGTCTCCTTACCTTCGTGCATCTGTCCAAGCATATCATTCCAAATACGGTGTCGATGAGAGCCCAAGGAACGCTGCTTTCGAACGCGAGAGATTCCCCAGCTATGTCGAGCTCCAGCGTTGGGTCGAGGCCCAAATCAGGCGCGAACGTAGCTCCAGATTCGAGCATGTAGTGCAAAACTTTTTGCTCTCATATTACGAAGAGGGCCAGGGACTTCCAAAGGTAACACTTGCAGCCCATCCTTGTTCGCCCTTACAGTCTACATTATGACTAACATGCGGGTAGCACAACCTCGTTTCCAAAGTTCACACTATGAACTGCTTCTTCAGGATCTGGAAAGCTCCACGCTTCACCTGCTGCAGCTCATCCAATAAGATCTCTCAGGTTCCATTTACTGTCCAGGCTGAGTTGAGACGCATTGCATGGAACGCACTTGTGTCCCACGAGCATGACATCCTCAAGCTACTTGAGGATGTTTTGGCTCAACAAGATTCGCTCAAAGCTCAAGAGAAGATGGCAGTATGGGCAAGCTTGTGGCAGCTCATGCTGATGTACAGAGACTTGATCATTGCTCACGATGGGTATTTCCTTCGAAACCCTAGTGCTCAGCAAGATCAACATACCGGTAAGGCATTCCGAAACAGAGTTCCAGCCTTGGTTACTAACGATTGTCAGTTGGCGCCTTTGAGAACCTATACAACAACTTCTTCCCTTTGATCGCTATGTTTTACCATTGCCAGTTCAAGACTCCCAAGAGAATGGAAATGTCTATGGATTGGCTCAAGGACTACCCTTCTCATGCACGACACAGCTCCAAGCTCCGCCAGGTCTCCCAGGATATGATGGATGCTAAGAGGGAATTCTGTGAGTATACGCTGCCCCGTTCACGCTGGATACACTGCTGACTTACTGCCAGATGAGAGAGTTCAACGATCGTCGCACAAGGTCGATGAGCGACTATGCACCTTCGTGGTCAACCACGAAATGAAGAAGATTTCGACAAAGAGACGCCCTCGAAGTAGCACCAAGAGCAAGGGCGCGTGATGTTGCCAAGTCATCGCAACCATCACGTCCAGTCATTACAGAAAAGTGATTTGCACAGCAAAAAATGAGAAACCAGTAAAAACAAATATGGAAAagcaacaaaacaaaaacaaaaaaaagggtTTAAATAGTCTGTTCTTTTTATGATGATAAC includes:
- a CDS encoding hypothetical protein (BUSCO:13710at5125) gives rise to the protein MDKGGVSAAFWSRDLSQIGQESTRVSTLEGLEYEEFDTYFDYNKLYSDSTQTQEHLAASSPLHSTHRGSSPFVVDFPHFFDHLSIGRDEARYSNMTPGLNLDDGITTSESMGQTPPGLVRGGSTSPSSPSSPSGSVSLDGVDDVRRRPRHSLREVRAQDDKWTYPQAVPSKHAPRGYGYPPQVHVHESSSRRSSHSSKTYSPPSSTSGVKRQRSVEKRSRHLSDPDQTADVRKSGACLPCRISKTRCQDCGVCPFCRKAFPDHAHLVCTRRTPAVAPPVIRHIADVWSPDPAEERRVVDNEPRFPTAKPKDILIYFARDAGSPYLRASVQAYHSKYGVDESPRNAAFERERFPSYVELQRWVEAQIRRERSSRFEHVVQNFLLSYYEEGQGLPKHNLVSKVHTMNCFFRIWKAPRFTCCSSSNKISQVPFTVQAELRRIAWNALVSHEHDILKLLEDVLAQQDSLKAQEKMAVWASLWQLMLMYRDLIIAHDGYFLRNPSAQQDQHTVGAFENLYNNFFPLIAMFYHCQFKTPKRMEMSMDWLKDYPSHARHSSKLRQVSQDMMDAKREFYERVQRSSHKVDERLCTFVVNHEMKKISTKRRPRSSTKSKGA